From Streptomyces asiaticus, one genomic window encodes:
- a CDS encoding aldehyde dehydrogenase family protein: MPVFEYAPAPESRAVVDIAPSYGMFIDGEFAEAGDGKVFKTLSPSSEEVLSEVAQAGVEDVDRAVKAARKAFETWSALPGSERAKYLFRIARIIQERSRELAVLESLDNGKPIRESRDADLPLVAAHFFYYAGWADKLAYAGYGPDPKPLGVAGQIIPWNFPLLMLAWKIAPALACGNTVVLKPAETTPLSALFFADICRQAGLPKGVVNIVTGDGSTGAELVAHPGIDKVAFTGSTEVGKAIARTVAGTKKKVTLELGGKAANIVFDDAPIDQAVEGIVGGIFFNQGHVCCAGSRLLVQESVQDELLDALKRRMSTLRVGDPLDKNTGIGAINSAEQLARIRALADAGEAEGAERWAPQCELPSSGYWFAPTLFTGVTQAHRIAREEIFGPVLSVLTFRTPEEAVAKANNTPYGLSAGIWTEKGSRILWMANKLRAGVVWSNTFNKFDPASPFGGYKESGYGREGGRHGLEAYLDV, encoded by the coding sequence ATGCCAGTTTTCGAGTACGCACCCGCGCCCGAGTCCCGCGCGGTCGTCGACATCGCCCCGTCCTACGGCATGTTCATCGACGGGGAGTTCGCCGAGGCGGGCGACGGCAAGGTCTTCAAGACCCTGTCCCCCTCCTCCGAGGAGGTCCTCTCCGAGGTCGCCCAGGCGGGCGTCGAGGACGTGGACCGCGCCGTCAAGGCCGCCCGTAAGGCGTTCGAGACCTGGTCCGCGCTCCCCGGCTCCGAGCGCGCCAAGTACCTCTTCCGCATCGCGCGGATCATCCAGGAGCGCTCCCGCGAGCTGGCCGTCCTGGAGTCGCTGGACAACGGCAAGCCGATCCGTGAGTCGCGCGACGCCGATCTGCCCCTGGTCGCGGCCCACTTCTTCTACTACGCGGGCTGGGCCGACAAGCTGGCGTACGCGGGCTACGGGCCGGATCCGAAGCCCCTGGGCGTCGCCGGTCAGATCATCCCCTGGAACTTCCCCCTCCTGATGCTGGCCTGGAAGATCGCCCCGGCGCTGGCCTGCGGCAACACGGTGGTGTTGAAGCCCGCCGAGACGACCCCGCTGAGCGCCCTGTTCTTCGCGGACATCTGCCGTCAGGCGGGGCTGCCCAAGGGCGTGGTGAACATCGTCACCGGCGACGGCTCGACCGGCGCCGAGCTGGTCGCCCACCCCGGCATCGACAAGGTGGCCTTCACCGGCTCCACCGAGGTCGGCAAGGCCATCGCCCGTACGGTGGCCGGTACGAAGAAGAAGGTCACCCTCGAACTCGGGGGCAAGGCCGCGAACATCGTCTTCGACGACGCCCCCATCGACCAGGCGGTCGAGGGCATCGTCGGCGGCATCTTCTTCAACCAGGGCCATGTCTGCTGCGCGGGCTCCCGCCTCCTGGTCCAGGAGTCCGTCCAGGACGAGCTGCTCGATGCGCTCAAGCGCCGGATGAGCACTCTGCGCGTCGGCGATCCGCTGGACAAGAACACCGGCATCGGCGCCATCAACTCCGCCGAGCAGCTGGCCCGGATCCGCGCCCTGGCCGACGCGGGCGAGGCCGAGGGCGCCGAGCGCTGGGCCCCGCAGTGCGAACTGCCCAGCTCCGGCTACTGGTTCGCGCCCACCCTCTTCACCGGCGTCACCCAGGCCCACCGGATCGCCCGCGAGGAGATCTTCGGCCCGGTGCTCTCGGTGCTCACCTTCCGCACCCCCGAAGAGGCCGTGGCCAAGGCCAACAACACGCCGTACGGGCTGTCGGCGGGCATCTGGACGGAGAAGGGTTCGCGCATCCTGTGGATGGCGAACAAGCTCCGGGCGGGCGTGGTGTGGTCCAACACCTTCAACAAGTTCGACCCGGCCTCCCCGTTCGGCGGCTACAAGGAGTCCGGATACGGCCGTGAAGGCGGTCGCCACGGCCTGGAGGCATACCTCGATGTCTGA
- a CDS encoding aldehyde dehydrogenase family protein: protein MSERLSVLKTYKLFVGGKFPRSESGRVYEVTDAKGTWLANAPLASRKDARDAVVAARKAFGGWSGATAYNRGQILYRVAEMLEGRRGQFVHEVADAEGLSKSKAGLQVDAAIDRWVWYAGWSDKTAQIAGSANPVAGPYFNLSAPEPTGVVALLAPQDSSFLGLVSVIAPAIVTGNTTVVVAAEAAPLPALSLAEVLATSDLPGGVVNVLSGRTAELAAPLAAHQDVNAIDLAGAGADAELATELEKAAADNLKRVLRPQPVDWPATPGTARLLAFLETKTVWHPMGA, encoded by the coding sequence ATGTCTGAACGACTCTCGGTCCTGAAGACCTACAAGCTGTTCGTGGGCGGCAAGTTCCCACGCTCGGAGAGCGGGCGGGTGTACGAGGTGACCGACGCAAAGGGCACGTGGCTGGCCAACGCCCCGCTGGCCTCCCGCAAGGACGCCCGGGACGCGGTCGTCGCCGCGCGCAAGGCGTTCGGCGGCTGGTCGGGTGCCACCGCCTACAACCGGGGCCAGATCCTCTACCGCGTCGCCGAGATGCTGGAGGGCCGCCGCGGCCAGTTCGTCCACGAGGTCGCCGACGCCGAGGGCCTGTCGAAGTCCAAGGCGGGCCTGCAGGTGGACGCGGCGATCGACCGCTGGGTCTGGTACGCGGGCTGGTCCGACAAGACGGCCCAGATCGCCGGGTCCGCCAACCCCGTGGCCGGGCCGTACTTCAACCTGTCCGCCCCCGAACCGACCGGCGTGGTCGCGCTCCTCGCGCCCCAGGACTCGTCGTTCCTGGGCCTGGTGTCGGTGATCGCCCCGGCGATCGTCACCGGGAACACGACGGTGGTCGTCGCCGCCGAGGCCGCCCCCCTGCCCGCCCTCTCCCTGGCCGAGGTCCTGGCCACCTCCGACCTCCCCGGCGGCGTGGTCAACGTCCTGTCCGGCCGCACGGCGGAGCTCGCCGCCCCGCTCGCCGCGCACCAGGACGTCAACGCGATCGACCTCGCGGGCGCGGGCGCGGACGCGGAACTCGCGACCGAGTTGGAGAAGGCCGCCGCGGACAACCTCAAGCGCGTCCTGCGTCCACAGCCTGTGGACTGGCCCGCCACCCCCGGCACCGCCCGCCTCCTCGCCTTCCTGGAGACGAAGACGGTGTGGCACCCAATGGGCGCCTAA
- a CDS encoding ATP-binding protein — protein sequence MTSQPPSARVVLLSGPSGSGKSSLATRTGLPVLNLDDFYKEGGDATLPQLPDGGGADWDSPLSWDADAAVAAIEELCRASRTTVPLYDIATSARVGEEALDIGRAPLFIAEGIFAADIVGRCADLGVLADAICLRGRPSTTFRRRLLRDLREGRKPALYLLRRGWRLMRAERGIVARQTALGAYACGKDVALGRIAAAGERILAPGQKASV from the coding sequence GTGACCAGCCAACCGCCTTCCGCCCGTGTCGTCCTCCTCTCCGGCCCCTCGGGTTCGGGCAAGTCCTCCCTCGCGACCCGCACCGGGCTGCCCGTGCTCAACCTCGACGACTTCTACAAGGAGGGCGGCGACGCGACGCTCCCCCAACTCCCCGACGGCGGGGGCGCCGACTGGGACTCGCCGCTGTCCTGGGACGCGGACGCGGCCGTCGCGGCCATCGAGGAGCTGTGCCGTGCGTCACGAACGACCGTGCCGCTGTACGACATCGCCACCAGCGCCCGGGTCGGCGAGGAGGCGCTGGACATCGGGCGGGCGCCGCTGTTCATCGCCGAAGGGATTTTCGCCGCCGACATCGTCGGGCGGTGTGCCGACCTCGGGGTGCTCGCGGACGCGATCTGTCTGCGCGGCCGCCCGTCCACCACGTTCCGGCGCAGGCTGCTGCGCGACCTCCGGGAGGGCCGTAAGCCCGCGCTCTATCTGCTGCGGCGCGGCTGGCGGCTGATGCGCGCGGAGCGCGGGATCGTGGCCCGGCAGACGGCACTGGGCGCGTACGCGTGCGGCAAGGACGTGGCGCTGGGCCGGATAGCGGCGGCGGGAGAGCGGATCCTCGCCCCCGGCCAGAAGGCGTCCGTATGA
- a CDS encoding SigE family RNA polymerase sigma factor, whose translation MSTLHFSTTSAVRTRLHDAGRGNEKSGAVSGRGCARGAGRQRPPYMVAIDAITGDKEAGTGLGGDNRGPGGHGGGSYGEAEGERRTTSEAEFTAYVQERRASLYATAYHLTGDRFEAEDLLQSALFSTYRAWDRISDKAAVGGYLRRTMTNLHISAWRRRKLNEYPTEELPETVGDHDAMRGTELRTVLWQALARLPELQRTMLVLRYYEGRTDPEIADILNISVGTVKSSIWRSLRRLREDEVLSFGRDEEESFGELVA comes from the coding sequence ATGAGCACACTGCACTTCTCCACCACCAGCGCAGTTCGCACACGCCTCCACGACGCCGGGCGGGGCAATGAGAAGTCCGGTGCCGTGAGCGGGCGGGGGTGCGCTCGCGGCGCCGGGCGTCAGCGGCCTCCTTACATGGTGGCCATTGACGCGATCACGGGGGACAAGGAGGCCGGCACCGGCCTCGGGGGGGACAACCGGGGACCGGGGGGCCACGGGGGAGGCTCGTACGGGGAGGCAGAGGGGGAGCGGCGCACCACGTCGGAGGCGGAGTTCACCGCCTATGTCCAGGAGCGCCGCGCCTCCCTGTACGCAACCGCCTACCACCTGACCGGTGACCGCTTCGAGGCCGAGGACCTGCTCCAGAGCGCGCTGTTCTCGACCTACCGGGCCTGGGACCGGATCAGTGACAAGGCGGCGGTCGGCGGCTATCTGCGGCGCACCATGACCAATCTGCACATCAGCGCCTGGCGTCGGCGCAAGCTCAACGAGTACCCGACGGAGGAGCTGCCGGAGACGGTGGGCGACCACGACGCGATGCGCGGCACCGAGCTGCGCACCGTGCTGTGGCAGGCCCTGGCCCGGCTCCCCGAGTTGCAGCGCACGATGCTGGTGCTGCGCTACTACGAGGGCCGGACGGATCCGGAGATCGCGGACATCCTGAACATCAGCGTCGGAACGGTCAAGAGCAGCATCTGGCGCTCGCTGCGCCGGCTGCGCGAGGACGAGGTCCTCAGCTTCGGCCGTGACGAGGAGGAGTCCTTCGGCGAACTGGTCGCCTGA
- the afsQ1 gene encoding two-component system response regulator AfsQ1: MPFLLLIEDDDAIRTALELSLSRQGHRVATAATGEDGLKLLREQRPDLIVLDVMLPGIDGFEVCRRIRRTDQLPIILLTARSDDIDVVVGLESGADDYVVKPVQGRVLDARIRAVLRRGEREANDSAAFGNLLIDRAAMTVTKNGEDLQLTPTELRLLLELSRRPGQALSRQQLLRLVWEHDYLGDSRLVDACVQRLRAKVEDVPSSPTLIRTVRGVGYRLDTPQ; this comes from the coding sequence GTGCCTTTCCTGTTGCTGATCGAGGACGACGACGCCATCCGCACGGCCCTCGAACTCTCGCTGTCTCGCCAGGGCCACCGTGTGGCGACCGCGGCGACGGGCGAGGACGGCCTGAAACTGCTGCGTGAGCAGCGGCCGGATCTGATCGTGCTCGATGTGATGCTGCCCGGGATCGACGGCTTCGAGGTGTGCCGCCGGATCCGCCGTACCGACCAGTTGCCGATCATCCTGCTGACCGCGCGCAGCGATGACATCGACGTCGTGGTCGGCCTGGAGTCCGGTGCCGACGACTATGTGGTCAAACCCGTCCAGGGCCGGGTGCTGGACGCCCGGATCCGCGCGGTGCTGCGGCGTGGGGAGCGGGAGGCCAACGACTCCGCGGCCTTCGGCAATCTGCTGATCGACCGCGCGGCCATGACGGTCACCAAGAACGGCGAGGATCTCCAGCTCACCCCCACTGAGCTGCGGCTTCTGCTGGAGCTCAGCCGCCGTCCGGGGCAGGCGCTGTCCCGGCAGCAGCTGTTGCGGCTGGTGTGGGAGCACGACTACCTCGGGGACTCGCGGCTGGTCGACGCATGCGTACAGCGGCTGCGCGCGAAGGTGGAGGACGTGCCGTCGTCGCCGACGCTGATCCGTACGGTGCGTGGGGTCGGGTACCGGCTGGACACGCCACAGTGA
- a CDS encoding ATP-binding protein has translation MLVFGLVALTAAVSASAIAYWLNRDAVLTRTQDSALDEFRKSLKDDTDPLPSVPTCSELREAAGRMADNTQKYEVLLITRTKDVGSCPAASDKDLFTLDVVPSSLRRAVDQKRPVSKGNTAPYHLYWQRITLGGTPYLVGGAKVNGGGPTGYMLKSLDTERQDLNSLAWSLGIATGLALIGAALLAQAAAATVLRPVQRLGEAAHRLGEGHLDTRLQVSGSDELANLSHTFNRAAERLQKRVAELSAREASSRRFVADMSHELRTPLTAITAVTEVLEEEADSLDPMIAPAVQLVVSETRRLNDLVENLMEVTRFDAGTARLVLDDVDVADQVTACIDARAWLDAVELDAARGIVSRLDPRRLDVILANLIGNALKHGGSPVRVSVRTDGDELLIKVRDHGPGIPEDVLPHVFDRFYKASASRPRSEGSGLGLSIAMENAHIHGGDISAANSPEGGAVFTLRLPMDASRIASDEAEDERDGSAGSERDDGGTGTGRDEEGRP, from the coding sequence ATGCTGGTCTTCGGGCTGGTGGCGCTGACCGCCGCCGTGTCCGCGTCCGCCATCGCGTACTGGCTGAACCGGGACGCGGTGCTGACCCGTACCCAGGACTCGGCGCTGGACGAGTTCCGCAAGTCGCTGAAGGACGACACCGACCCGCTGCCCTCCGTCCCCACCTGTTCCGAATTGCGGGAGGCGGCGGGCCGTATGGCGGACAACACCCAGAAGTACGAGGTGCTGCTGATCACCCGGACGAAGGACGTCGGAAGCTGCCCGGCGGCCTCGGACAAGGATCTGTTCACCCTCGATGTGGTGCCCTCCTCGCTGCGGCGCGCGGTGGACCAGAAGCGCCCGGTGAGCAAGGGGAACACCGCCCCGTACCACCTCTACTGGCAGCGGATCACGCTGGGCGGCACCCCGTACCTGGTCGGCGGGGCCAAGGTGAACGGCGGCGGGCCGACCGGCTACATGCTCAAGTCCCTGGACACCGAACGCCAGGATCTGAACTCCCTGGCCTGGTCGCTGGGGATCGCCACCGGGCTCGCGCTGATCGGCGCCGCGCTGCTGGCGCAGGCCGCCGCGGCCACGGTGCTGCGGCCGGTGCAGCGGCTCGGGGAGGCGGCCCACCGGCTGGGCGAGGGGCATCTCGACACCCGGCTCCAGGTCTCCGGCTCCGATGAGCTGGCCAATCTCTCCCACACCTTCAACCGGGCCGCGGAGCGGCTCCAGAAGCGGGTGGCGGAGCTGTCCGCGCGGGAGGCGTCCAGTCGGCGCTTCGTCGCGGACATGTCGCATGAGCTGCGGACCCCGCTCACCGCGATCACGGCCGTCACGGAGGTGCTGGAGGAGGAGGCCGACTCCCTCGACCCGATGATCGCTCCGGCGGTGCAGCTGGTGGTGAGCGAGACCCGGCGGCTGAACGACCTGGTGGAGAACCTGATGGAGGTGACCCGCTTCGACGCGGGCACGGCCCGGCTGGTGCTCGACGATGTCGATGTCGCCGACCAGGTGACGGCGTGCATCGACGCCCGCGCCTGGCTGGACGCGGTGGAGCTGGACGCGGCGCGCGGGATCGTGTCCCGGCTGGACCCCCGGCGGCTGGATGTGATCCTGGCGAATCTGATCGGGAACGCGCTCAAGCACGGCGGCTCGCCGGTGCGGGTCTCGGTGCGCACCGACGGCGATGAGCTGCTGATCAAGGTCCGGGACCACGGTCCGGGCATCCCCGAGGATGTGCTGCCGCATGTCTTCGACCGCTTCTACAAGGCGAGCGCATCCCGCCCCCGCTCGGAGGGCAGCGGGCTCGGGCTGTCGATCGCGATGGAGAACGCGCATATCCACGGCGGCGACATCAGCGCCGCGAACTCGCCGGAGGGCGGGGCGGTCTTTACCCTGCGGCTGCCGATGGACGCCTCCCGGATCGCCTCCGACGAGGCCGAGGACGAGCGCGACGGCTCCGCCGGGAGCGAGCGCGACGACGGCGGCACAGGCACGGGCCGGGACGAGGAGGGCAGGCCATGA
- a CDS encoding VanZ family protein — translation MQGPFGRRAAFRYRVAGFVLLVAHLSFVCWLTLRPVNVPWVSASTLEPLATIRADLALSPWSAARSIGGGLLLLAPLGVLLPLAGGRVEAYPLASLIRTAFTGAMVAMGFALLRSEVTGQIMNVDAVLLNTVGVALAHVLVVPAVRARLRRRADRGRAAPLPRNDGAQAPTPTIPRVGIAPWSDVSSGSRT, via the coding sequence GTGCAGGGTCCTTTCGGCCGCAGGGCCGCCTTCCGCTACCGCGTCGCGGGCTTCGTGCTCCTCGTGGCCCACCTCTCGTTCGTCTGCTGGCTGACCCTGCGACCGGTGAACGTCCCCTGGGTGTCCGCGTCCACCCTCGAACCACTGGCCACCATCCGCGCCGATCTGGCGCTCAGCCCCTGGTCGGCCGCCCGTTCCATCGGAGGCGGGCTGCTGCTGCTCGCGCCGCTGGGAGTGCTGCTGCCGCTGGCCGGGGGCCGGGTGGAGGCGTATCCGCTGGCCTCGCTGATCCGTACGGCCTTCACCGGGGCGATGGTGGCCATGGGGTTCGCGCTGCTGCGCAGCGAGGTGACCGGGCAGATCATGAACGTGGACGCGGTGCTGCTGAACACCGTCGGGGTCGCCCTCGCGCATGTGCTGGTGGTGCCCGCCGTACGGGCCCGGCTCCGCCGCCGGGCCGACCGGGGCCGGGCGGCCCCCCTCCCCCGGAACGACGGCGCCCAGGCCCCGACCCCGACGATTCCCAGGGTCGGGATCGCACCGTGGAGCGACGTCTCCTCCGGCTCGCGGACATAG
- a CDS encoding PspC domain-containing protein encodes MAAPLVRPRHDKKIAGVCAGLARRFGTTPTTMRVLFVVSCLLPGPQFLLYIALWFLLPAEDAYREAW; translated from the coding sequence ATGGCCGCACCGCTGGTCCGCCCCCGCCACGACAAGAAGATCGCCGGTGTCTGCGCCGGTCTCGCCCGGCGCTTCGGGACCACCCCGACGACGATGCGGGTGCTCTTCGTGGTCTCGTGTCTGCTGCCGGGGCCGCAGTTCCTGCTCTATATCGCGCTGTGGTTCCTGCTTCCGGCGGAGGACGCCTATCGCGAGGCGTGGTGA